One part of the Raphanus sativus cultivar WK10039 chromosome 7, ASM80110v3, whole genome shotgun sequence genome encodes these proteins:
- the LOC108816554 gene encoding 21 kDa protein: MVVVTITIPFLLLLFSSVLPPILTVDPPLPSPDGSDFIRTSCNTTLYSELCFSSLSTFANSIHNDSNRLVRVAIYLTLSNTLHLVSYFQNAYDNCVDHGCGGGLQNSTASALKDCFENLKDAVDDMRGSMKQIKELVSTGSVQSFRFQMSNVKTWLSAALTNEYTCTNGFEDFHDDGSIKDDVCSRVEDIKKLTRNALALVNRYADKAIP, from the coding sequence ATGGTAGTAGTAACAATAACAATACCTTTTCTCCTACTTCTCTTCTCCTCCGTTCTTCCACCAATCCTCACCGTTGATCCCCCACTCCCCTCACCCGACGGCTCCGATTTCATCCGTACGAGCTGCAACACCACACTATACTCCGAACTAtgcttctcctctctctccacTTTCGCCAACTCCATCCACAATGACTCGAACCGCCTCGTACGCGTAGCCATCTATCTCACTCTTTCCAACACTCTCCACCTTGTCTCCTACTTCCAAAACGCTTACGACAACTGCGTTGACCACGGTTGTGGTGGTGGCCTCCAAAACTCAACGGCTTCTGCCCTAAAGGACTGCTTCGAGAATCTTAAAGATGCGGTCGATGATATGAGAGGTTCGATGAAACAGATAAAGGAGCTTGTCTCCACAGGTTCGGTCCAGTCGTTTAGGTTTCAGATGAGTAATGTCAAGACTTGGCTCAGCGCAGCTCTCACTAACGAGTACACTTGTACGAACGGGTTCGAGGACTTCCACGATGATGGCTCCATCAAAGATGACGTATGCTCGCGGGTGGAAGACATCAAGAAGCTGACTAGGAATGCGCTTGCTTTAGTCAATCGCTACGCCGACAAGGCTATACCCTAA